Proteins co-encoded in one Arachis stenosperma cultivar V10309 chromosome 7, arast.V10309.gnm1.PFL2, whole genome shotgun sequence genomic window:
- the LOC130939685 gene encoding aldehyde oxidase GLOX-like, whose protein sequence is MSTLQLNLLLLSFVFFHILHLATVNGVAIPTQGKGQWQLLQPNIGIVAMHMQLLHNDRVVILDRTDFGFSNISLPNGTCRHDPTERAVKTDCTAHSVEYDIATNTIRPLFVQTDVWCSSGSVDSFGRLVQTGGDSDGERVVRTFHPCPTCNWNELPNRLLVRRWYATNHVLPGGRQIIIGGRAQFNYEFFPKKTSADFSTHFLPFLKDTADKFRGEENNLYPFVFLNVDGNLFIFANNRAILFNYRNNTVIRTYPTISGGDPRCYPSTGSAVLLPLKNLEAESLEAEVLICGGATRAAFFRAGQGTFLTALNTCARMKITDQDPEWVMETMPGGRVMNDMITLPNGDVLIINGASEGSAGFEYAVNPVFAPFLYKPNEPVGNRFEELNPSQIARMYHSTAILVRDGRILVGGSNPHGNYVFKGVMFPTELRFESFSPPYLDAQLSHLRPSIVSPNNQSYSNLTYNQSFKMRISFTDGTVAPDLVFVTMYAPPFNTHSFSMNQRLLELNNGELRHSDNLTFEFDVRIPRSPFLAPPGFYILYAVHQGIPSEGIWIRLIREENEISTQLLN, encoded by the coding sequence ATGTCCACTCTTCAACTCAACCTCCTCCTCCTCAGCTTTGTCTTCTTCCATATTCTTCACTTGGCCACCGTCAATGGTGTTGCAATTCCAACTCAAGGAAAGGGACAATGGCAACTCCTACAACCAAACATTGGCATTGTAGCCATGCACATGCAGCTTCTTCACAACGACCGTGTCGTCATCTTAGACCGCACGGACTTCGGTTTCTCCAACATATCCTTACCCAACGGCACGTGCCGCCATGACCCAACAGAGAGGGCTGTCAAAACAGACTGCACAGCTCACTCAGTCGAATACGACATCGCAACCAACACCATCCGCCCACTCTTCGTCCAAACCGACGTCTGGTGCTCCTCCGGCTCGGTTGACTCCTTCGGAAGACTTGTCCAGACGGGCGGCGACAGCGACGGCGAACGCGTTGTAAGGACATTCCACCCTTGCCCTACCTGCAACTGGAACGAACTCCCTAACAGACTTCTGGTGAGAAGATGGTACGCCACCAACCACGTCCTGCCAGGTGGACGCCAGATCATCATCGGAGGAAGAGCTCAGTTCAACTACGAGTTCTTCCCAAAGAAAACCTCCGCTGATTTTAGCACTCACTTCTTGCCTTTTCTGAAGGACACAGCTGACAAATTCCGCGGAGAAGAGAACAACCTCTACCCTTTCGTCTTCCTCAACGTAGACGGCAACCTCTTCATCTTCGCCAACAACCGCGCCATCTTGTTCAACTACAGAAATAACACCGTAATCAGAACCTACCCTACCATTTCTGGCGGGGACCCTAGGTGTTACCCTAGCACAGGCTCCGCAGTGTTGCTTCCCCTCAAGAATCTAGAAGCAGAGTCCTTGGAAGCTGAGGTTCTGATCTGCGGTGGTGCCACCAGGGCAGCTTTCTTCCGAGCCGGTCAAGGCACGTTTCTCACTGCCTTGAACACATGCGCTCGGATGAAAATCACAGATCAGGACCCAGAATGGGTAATGGAGACCATGCCAGGAGGCAGAGTCATGAACGACATGATCACGCTCCCAAACGGCGACGTTTTGATCATAAACGGAGCATCTGAAGGCTCAGCCGGTTTTGAGTACGCAGTGAACCCGGTTTTCGCGCCTTTCCTTTACAAACCGAATGAACCAGTCGGAAAccggtttgaggagttgaatcCCTCCCAGATTGCTAGAATGTATCACTCCACCGCCATCTTGGTCCGTGACGGTAGGATTCTTGTTGGTGGAAGCAACCCGCACGGCAATTACGTGTTCAAAGGAGTGATGTTTCCTACGGAGTTGAGATTTGAATCGTTTTCGCCACCGTATTTGGATGCTCAGTTATCGCATCTGAGACCATCCATTGTTAGTCCTAATAATCAGAGTTACAGTAATCTCACTTATAACCAGAGCTTTAAGATGCGAATCAGCTTTACAGATGGAACGGTTGCTCCAGATTTGGTATTCGTGACAATGTACGCGCCGCCATTTAACACTCACTCGTTCAGCATGAATCAGAGGTTGTTGGAGCTAAACAATGGAGAATTGAGACACTCCGATaatttgacttttgaatttgatgTGAGAATTCCACGTTCTCCCTTTCTTGCACCACCGGGGTTTTATATTCTTTACGCTGTTCATCAAGGAATTCCAAGTGAGGGCATCTGGATCAGATTAATTAGAGAAGAGAATGAAATTTCAAcccaattattaaattaa